Below is a window of Malania oleifera isolate guangnan ecotype guangnan chromosome 1, ASM2987363v1, whole genome shotgun sequence DNA.
CCATCTAGAGAGGGAAGTTGTCTGTAGTGAGTTTACTGGTGGCAACATGAGAGAAGGATGATGTGGGGGTAGTAGCAGCCACAGGAGAGGGGGGGAGCAGAAGGTGAAGCAGCAGCAGAGGCGTCGGCCATTTTGATGGCTTCTGTTcgctagctctgataccatgtcagagTAGGCATTTTGCTGATAAGCTTGTTTTATGAAATCTTGTATTGATGTATCTCAATGTATTTATACAAGTAGAGGGAATCAGAACTGTTACACAGTTGAGAATAAAACAATTACACAGTTGAGAATAAAACAAAGGAGAAAGGTTCCCCTACAGTTACAGAGGGGAATATCAGTTTGTTACAGGGATTTACAGGTATTATTTTGAGCTGTGCTGATAGCCCAAGCCCGACCACAGTCAGTTTGGTTTTGGATCCCCTCCCCCCACTGAGTTCAGTCCTAGTTGTGCCAATTGCTACAGGTTAGGCAGTTGAAGAGCACACAAGGTGCCACTGTCTTTGATTTTAGATATCTATTgccatatatatatttgtcactTTTGCTTTTCTCTGAGTCTTTTGGGTGAGGATAAGAAAATCATCAAGCCCTTAGATTGCCAATGAGATGGTAGCGTCTGTCGCCCTTCAAAATATCATTCTTTTCCTTTAACTCGCCCACTTGGTCTCAAATTTTCTTGTGTATAGCCAAAACTTGGCCTCTGTTTTTAGGACAGTTCTAGCGGGTTTCTATGCAACTTCATGCAGGTAAAGTCCTAAAGGTTGATTCCCCCTCCCCTTTTTCAGATGAACTtctcctttaaaaaaaataaaagttgggTATAACACATTTGGTAAACAAAGGGTGTGTCGAATTAGCAGGATTGAATTGACAATTGTCAACCTTTCCTATATGGGAGAGATTTGTCTTCTATTTTGTTCAAAAATCTGACTTCTTCAGTCTTTTGGTTTCTAGTGCTATGTTTTTCTCATGATTTAGAAAATTGGTGCTCAAAGACAGGTTTCTGGTTTGTTATGGTCAACGACTCTCATTGGTGTGGTGTATGCACACATGCTCATGGTTTATTATgctctttaaaaaataaatagaaatgttGGATAAAATCCAATAATTTTGCATTTCTGTCTATATAACTAAATTGCATCTATCAAGATATGGATGCCCGTTACAAACTGCCTAGCCAAGTTATGGACTTATTTCAACTTATATATTTGTAGTGGAAAAAAATTCATCATTGGTGCATTTTTACTTATGTAAACGTATTAAATGCAGTTTTTGTCCTTTCTTGAGCTGTTGCACATTTATGTCATGCACTCATGACGCAGGCCTTATTCATATATGAAACTAcgttgaatttttatttttatgtgtgGTCCAATCGGGTCATCTAGCTTTAAATAAATTTACTTAGATAATTACACACTCCTATTGTCCTTATTATTTAGATAATCATGCAATATAATTTTGATCTTGTGCATTTGACCACTTATTTCATTTGCAGGGGATATAATATTGGAATTCGATTGATTGATGAGTTTCTTGCAAAATCCAATGTATCCAGATGTGTTGACTTCAGGGAGACAGCTGAAGTAATTGCAAAGGTCCATTAACATTATATAGTCAGCTTCTTTAAGTTTCCTTTTTCCCATGTTAGTAATGTTGATCAAGTCAAATTTTATTGATCCTTATTCCAATTAGTCATGAGTAGAAGTTCCAAATAGTTCCAATTCTGCATCTCATGATTTTTTTCAATTGTTTGGGAAGGCTTTGTATTCTGTTGCCTCTATGTTAGTTTCCTTAGAATTGAAAAATTTTTCTTAGACTTAACAACAactttgttttatttgttttgtgtGATTTGAAATATGGCATTATCAAAACTGCTGGTTTTAGTATGAGAAAAGCATGGAGGTACAAGGTATCATCTATGTGTGCAGGTTCAATGGTTTAAAATGTACTGTTTTGTGAATTAGTTTGAATTCATGGGCAAAGTGCATCTTGTGTATATGAGAACTGTTTTGTAATTAGTTTGAATTTATGGCCAAAGTACATATGAAATTTAGAATCTCTAAATGCGTGAAAAGGGGAACTAAATAGCAAAGCATGTAAGACATGGTGGTTATGTGTTATCTGTTCATCATTGCTTGTATTTTAAAGAAATCAGGCATTTAATAAAGTagtatactttcatatatttGCAGTTATAACAATCAACCAAAATATAATTTGGTTGAAAATCTTTGGCGTTATCAATTCTTTATATGGTAACAGCCATATGTTAGAAAAGAACATTGCTGACATAGCCATCTCAAGCTGGAGTTACAGGTTTCTTCATGGACAAGGGTGAAGGTGCAGTGCTCTACTAGGAGCATGGACTGTCTGATTCGTCAGCTCCATTGACCTAGATGATGGGACACATTCTATATGGGCTTGAACGTGGAAAACCATTCTGAGTTTGTCATTTGTTGTCAGTTCATAATATATTTGCAGGATAGAGCTCAAATCAACTGCATCCTAGTTCCAATTAGTTGGGTTTGGCTTCCGATGATTGCATTTTATATCGATGCTTTATGAATTGTAAACAATGAACTGAGTTAttattgtgtgttttttttttccaaaaaaacttGCATTagttgttctttttctttttcttttttaatttttctttattctttgtttggatcaaggatttacTTGAGGGAAGGGATCGAAaggaaaataataaagaaattaattttcattgtattttctgtCTATATCAaaactattaaaaatgaaaatttgttttaatatgattaaaaattatgaaaattaaatgttAGTCATGCCATGctgtaaaaattaaaattttgttcattgcttttgttatatattttattttctttttgttattgCTTGATGGCCAAACATATAAAAGtaagattccttcatattttcctttcgTTTCCCTAGCATTTTCCAAGTTCACAACAGGGCTTTGATCTTTTGGAAattcacaatttggtatcaaatgTGTTTGGGCATGACTGCTTGTTGGCACacatttttattgaatttttttaagCATCTAATTGCAAAATTATTTGTAATTGCCATAGTGGTACTGAAGACTCCACATGTTGACAAACTAATTGAGGCGAGATGTGCCATGCCAATCCTTAGAGCTAATCAGACTTTAATGTTAAAATGGTTCAGAACAAATGAGCTAGTCTCCTGTTGGGTGGATTGTTATTGGATGTGTTCAGTAGCAACAATCTGTGTGACTGGTTGTATTTCAgtatgaaataagttggattgcAACCTAAAATAATGGGTCCCCTGCTAATTATTTGGAggttctttttcattttttttttcacattgtTATTTTTTTGGCCTAAAAAggaaattcttgtttgagcaggttGGTTTGAAAATGTTCTTAGGGGTCACTGCATCTGTGACCAATTGGGATGCTGATGGAACAAGTTGTAGTCTTGTTTTGGAGGATAACCCCCTTGTAGACTTCGTTGAGCTTCCTGATACATGTCAAGGTCTATACTATTGCAACATCTTAAGTGGAGTCATCAGAGGAGCCTTGGAGATGGTGAGTGATTTTCCCTCTTATCATGCTCTTGTACTTCCCCATTTTATGTGCATTATGGCCTTCGTAGCTTTATAATCATCTTCTGTGCACTTTatgaagcttattgaaattaAATACATGATTCTAGTGTTGCACATGGCTTCAGTTGAAAAAATAGGCTTTTGTTTCAGTAAACACTATTGTTAGTCAAGAATGGTGGTGGATGCACACTACTGTGAATTTCTGTGCGAGTTTGGGTTTATGACTTGAAAACCctgattaaaatataaattacaatggtTTGTATGACTGTACCTTGGACTTTCTGAACACAAGTCTAAAAGTTCTTTCGGCTTTAGCAGGTGTGGATGGTGCTAAGGCCATTAAACTATTTATTGCTCTCATGACAAGACTTTTAATTTTTCTACTTTTATGGTTAGGTGTCGATGAAGACTGAAATAACATGGGTTCGTGACATGCTGCGGGGTGATGATGCATATGAATTGCAAGTGAAACTTCTGAAGCAAGTTCCTGAAGAGTACCCATATAAAGATGATGAGTAAATCTCTCCCCATGGAATTTTACTACCTTTTTCTTGTTGTTtcgttttttccttttttctttttcttttggttCTGGAGACCAgggaaaaaaaggggggggggggggggagtagcTATGGTCTATGGAACTTCTGCTCATGTATATACAATTTTAAGAATGTCTTCTTTCATGATTTATTATGAATCTGTTGAAAATTTGATAGTGTAGTGAATTTCATCCCCTATTTCTATGCATTAATTTTCTGTTGCTACATGTTTAAACTTTTCAATGTTAAATGTTTAATTCACCCACAAGGAAAGTCAGGGATGCATTGTGAGTGTTAAACTCCGCAGTTTTATTTATAGTGAAAGTTGCAAAATGAACCACAAACTTGCATTGGCTGCAGCTGTTTAGCTCAAACACCATGGTATACCGCCTTCAAAGGACTCAATAATCATTATGCAAATATCTTCAATTCGTAAACTGTTAAAAAGTTTTCCCAAAACATTTCTTTGTGCAATGTGATTGGATTGGAAATAAAATTAATTGACTAAAAATCAACCAACTTCTAGGTACTCAAAAAGATGTAGCAATGACTTCTATTTCTAAGCTAGAGTCCAATGTTTTTTTGATTTGATTTCACATTTACCTTTCCCTTTTTACTGGATGTTGATTTGAAATCATCTGTGTTAAAAGTACAGGTATTGTTCTAAATATGCGGATATGTAAAAAGAGTTTAGGAATTGATCTCATGATGGTGTGAAAGTTGTGTAATATGTCCTTTCAATTTTTTGCAAGCATAGGATAGGAAAGCTAGAGCATCTTGCTTTAGCATTAGGAACAACCTTTTGAACAGCAGAGTTAACATTAAAATGAGGCTTTTCAAACAATAAGGAGTTGTGGTCTTTCCAGGATATGGTAAATAGGGAAATGCCAGAGCATCTTGCATATGATTGCAAGAGATTTGTTGCCCGAGGAAGCAACCCAAACAATACGACTATAGCCCACCCGAAAGAGATTCTAGGAAACCCAAATGAGGCAGTGATCTTTGGAAGACTATTTTTTTGGGATATTACTATCAAAGAAAGGTGATTTCTACTGGTAGAAAGTTCTAAACATAATGGGCACAAGTATTTGTCTACCCATCCCCAAAGATTGAATTCTGTCAAGGATCAATATCCTGTTCCAACTAGCCAGCTGGCAGATGAAGGAATGCTTGGCGATGTGACATTTAAACTAAACAGTTTGCCATTAAACTTTCTATTTTGTGCCTAATACAGCTCCAAACAGAATTTGATGAAAGATACTGATTGGTGAAAGAGTCCAAATGACAATGTCCTTTAAGAAGAATTGGGAGAGAAGTGAACGAGGGATTTAGAAGCAGCATCAGATAAAATTTTTCTTGGATATTGAAGTATCATTCCTCATCATAGCAGCAGCTTTGACTGAAGTTGATAGACCGAATGCGATAGAATATGAGGGCCATCATGCTCCATAGAAGACTGTTAGGGAGACAGttgttataaaaataaaaaattatttccatTCCAATTATAGTGGTGAAGCAGGAGTAAGCTATATCTCTTTATTTCAAAATGTTTTTTCCAAGTCCAAGCCCCTTTTGCAGGGGTTTTGATGGCCCATATGCTCCAATGTCTAAGTTTGTAAAAGTGCACTCATTGAGCTCAAAAGGATTTCAGAATAGAATAGATTATAGCACTTCAAGAGTGGAGACCAAATTCCATATGCTCTAGTTTAAGACCCAAACCACCTTCCTTGAGAGGTTTGTGACCATCCATCCAACTAAATTTTGCAACTACTTGTATTCCATTCACTGCCTACTAAAAGAAAAGGTTAAAAGATCTTTTGATAtttctaaacattttctaaaCATTCTTTGAAGTAAGAAGAGTGGTAAATTCTAGATGTGATCTTGTCAGTCAAGAGAAAACATCCTTAGTTGCTAGTGGCAGATGGGGATTTTCAACAAGAGCTGACCTTCAACAACACCCAAAATTTGAACAATATTCTACTTTTCTGCTTCAGGAATGTTGGAAcagaaattttcaaatttatcaccaCTAGAATCCAAGCCTGAAATTAGAGAGAACAGAGCTAGAAGATGCTCAATAATCGTAGATGTCTTAATGTCCCCTTGCCTTAAAATAATAAGTATCCCATCAGTGCAGCAAAGGTTAATTATGTAGAGTTAGGTACACTTGCAATGAAAAGATAGCTCCCCTTAGCTGAGCAGCCCTTTTAAGAGAGTACTTCCATCACCATAACAAAGAGGTAAGAGGATATAGCACCCACCCACTCcaccctccccctccccctccccctccccctccccctcatCCCTTTCAAAACCCTAAAGAAGCCCTCAACTAATGCATTAATAGATAAGGAGAAACAGAAGAGATTGTCAAACATTCCCTTATTGATTAATAAAGCATAACAGGGTGTCAGTACACTCTAGGATAGTAAGAATGGTTTCCAATCCACAGAATCAAATGCTTTTTTAAGATTAACCTTCAGTGCAAATTTTGGGGAGCCTGAGTCTGAATGGTAGCCATGAAGAAGGTCCTAATCAAGTTAAACATTATTCTAAATACATGATGCATCTGCTCTTGATATATGCAATTTGATTAGACTTGCAAAAATCACAAACAACTGTTGAGTCTATTGGTCAAGATTTTTTGTAATACTTTTGTAGTGGATGTTGCAGAAGTAAGTAGGCCTAAGTTCAGAAGTATAAGAATGTTTCTTTAATGTGAGAATCAGAGTAATAAGAGTAGCATTCACCTATTTAAGGAGTTGGAcgctttaaaaatgaaaatatagcAACCACTGCATCAGATCAATAATATGCCAGCAACTTTTGTAGaactgagcattaaatccatccAAGGAAAGGGCTTTGTCATCtgagaaagaaaataatgattttaattttttaaaatctaatctTTGTCCATGTGTTTTCCTAAGATAATCTTGTCACTCTCTGACCAAGTGAAGTTCCAATCAGTATGTTAAGAATTGGGGATCGTAAGGCAAGAGCTTTTTATTACAATCTCAAGAAGATCAGAACAGTAACTGACAAGCTCTTCTTTAATATCATTAAAGGAAGTTAATCTTCTTCTTTCCTTGCTAAAATGAgatcttatttaatttttaattcttctGTTATTTACTGCAGGAGGGAAAACCTTATTATTTTGATCTCCCAACTATATCTAGGAAATTCTGGACTTCTGCTTTAAATAGCAATCTCCTAATATCAAAGGCTTCATGTATGTCTCTTGTTTCGCTGTAGCATCAGAAAGAGCTGTAGGAACTACATTTAGAACCTGATTATGAGCATACAACATATCATGCTTGGCTTTGCTAATTCTTATCCCTCGGGTTGAGCAAATACTGTTTATGAAAAACTCTTCTGACATTGGATATACATGGGGGTGACATACAAGTAGAGTTTCAGGGTTCTTTGACAATATCCATGAACATGGGATTTCCCATCAAACATTTAAGAAGCTTAAAAAAGTAATTAGGACCCTTTATAGAAGAATTAGGGTTTAGATGAAGAACAATAGCATTATGGTAAGAAGTACTTGGAGGGATGAAATCAACAGCAAGGGAAGGAAAGAGTTGAAGAGATTTTGCACAAGCTGAAAAGGGCATATCAGGAGTTGAACAGAGGTCCCCGTTAGCTGCAGGATAGTTATCAGTAGCTAGATTTTGATCTTCCCTTCTATCATATCATCTTCATCTTGACAGCAGAAAAGGCATTAGAAATGTGGGTACGTAGATAAAAAGCATGGTAGAACCTTGCATTGGTTTCAAGGGTAGTGGTTCTGGTTGCAAAATAAAATGACTCTGGAAATCCTATTTCTTGATCCACCAATTTCATGCCCACGCCAATGTTCTTTCATGCCTTCTAGCTTCTTCAACTATGATTCACTGGAAATAATTTATCTTAAATATTGATTTGGGTATGcggaatcaatcaatcaagatgaGAATGAAAGAATTGGCACTTGTATCAAAGAATGAGAATGTAGACTGGAATGAAGAatacatttttttaatatataaaaattataaaatctaaATGAAACTTTGGAATGAAAATAACCATGTTTGGTATGCTGAGTATATGagaattgttgaaaattttacttgtaagtttgtctcacattggaaaaataTGCTGAAGGATGCATATATACGTGATTGAACCCAAGATTTAATAGACTTAAGTTTTAGGATCAAGTTCATAACTCTAGACTAGTAACATCGTGAAGTCAAAGTGTAAAAACTAATTCTCTTGAGAtactaatagttggaggaccatgCATGTGACCGAGACCAAGGATCATCTAGCTTTGATAGATGGATCTGAaaagggttagggtttgggaggTAAGATTGGTTTGAAGGACgtggtgctaacaagtggtattagaacTTATGGTTAATAAATATAGGTGAGCTATATTGTAAAGTTGTGATGTGAAGTTAATTCTCCAAATTTGTTAACAGTTGGAAGATCAAGTATGTGACTAAgacaataaggatcatctaagcttGGAAGATAGATTCAAATAGGGTCAAGATATAAGAAGTAGAACTGATTTGAAGGCACGTGAACTACAATTCAAGGCACGTAAGATGCGGGAATTACAAAATAAGTTGGAAAATTACAAAATAAGttgacatttttgtaattatttaaaaatttaaaatgaaaaatcaaacgGGTTTCTCAAGCAAATGGTGTCAAGCCTATTTTGTTCATGTAATTTGTACAAAATACTgtaaaaaaattaactaaaatttttataattttttaaaaaactaaaataaaaaataaagaataatttCTACAACTAAACAAGCTCGAAACATTCCCCCGTGAATCAAACAAAAAAATACccagaaataaattttttttaaaatcattgatGGAATCCATTATCCATGAACCAAACACTCCTTGAAAACATCCGATTGTTGGAGCAAATACTCTTGTACTAAATGTTTTATGTTGAGCCTTTGGAAACAAGTAGGTGAGATCCAGGGGAGGGGACGCAGATTCGCTGCCACTAGTCTAAGGTCAAATAAGTGCTCCAATggatccaaaaaataaaataaaataaattttctttaatCCTATTCCATTGTGTTTTTGCCTCTATGAATAATATCCTATGGCTAGCAATTCATTTATTTTCAAACCGATCGAATTACTATCTATTATTTAAATAACGAATCCTTTATTCATTCAAATCCATTTAAATTTAAGGTCTAAAGGCATCCCAAGGAAGAATGTTTCTGAACTCTCCAGGCAAAAGAGGGATGCACATATTGGAATGTCTATGATTTTTCTTATTCAATTACAAAATTCTCAGAAAAGACCTAAATGCATTTAGGGCagcaaaaaaaaaagacaaagaaAAGCATACaacaattttcttcttcttcgttTTCAAAATTTTAGCTTCTGGTAAAGCTGCAGAAGAGTGGCATTCAAAGCAGTGTACACGGCATTCCACCCTGCCTGAGTTGGGTGAACGAAGTCCCAAAAGAACTTAGAGCTCGGGTTGTCGCAGAGTGTATACATCTTTGCTCCGCTCTCGTTCACGCTCCCGCAGGAGTACCCTGCGCTTATTCCCACGCAACAGGGCTGCAGTGGGTTCTCGAATTTCACTGCGCCTGATCCTCTGTTCTCAATGACGGACATGAAGGAGGCGTAGAGGTCGAGGACGACGAAAACGGAGTCGGTGGGATGAAGAGCGTTGAGCCTGGTGACGGCCTTCTTCAGCAACGAGTTGTGGATGTTCTCTGCAACGGCGTTCTTGGTGGCGTCGCAAGATTGGAATGAGGAGCTCTGGGTGTTCCGAGGGAGGCACCCGAGAGGCTGCAGACCCGTCACTGCCACTCTGCTCAACCCCATACCGTAAATGCGTTCCAAGTTCTTCACAAGTTGATTTACCACTTGTGGTATGAAGGCTGGCATATCCTACATTGGGTATGccggagagagagagattaatcgTTTAATAACATTTTTAATTACCAGGTGTTCGGTTAGAACTGTTTTGGGGGTTTAATGGGTGCAGAAGATTATTTCAGTCAAATGCAATTTTTGAAATCAATCAAAGATTCCCAACTCACTTTTAAAAATGTTCAATGGTTTTTCGTACTAatgaatttttaatattttggatAAATTAACCCTAAATCCCTGAAGTTTCACTAAATTGTCCTTAACTATTTAACTTTCACATTGccaacaattttatttttaaaagtttcatTTTACCTAGTTTAGATATCTATTTCACGTTCGCATTAAAACTAAGATTGAAACTTAAAAAATTCAAGTCgcaatttaaactttaagttagaAGTAAAGTGCATAAACTTCAAGACCAAAGTAAAGTGCATCTTA
It encodes the following:
- the LOC131145688 gene encoding uncharacterized protein LOC131145688, with the protein product MAPVAPRSGDAIFANVERVNAELFTLTYGAIVRQLLTDLEEVEEVNKQLDQMGYNIGIRLIDEFLAKSNVSRCVDFRETAEVIAKVGLKMFLGVTASVTNWDADGTSCSLVLEDNPLVDFVELPDTCQGLYYCNILSGVIRGALEMVSMKTEITWVRDMLRGDDAYELQVKLLKQVPEEYPYKDDE